One region of Candidatus Riesia pediculischaeffi genomic DNA includes:
- the pheT gene encoding phenylalanine--tRNA ligase subunit beta yields the protein MKFDENWVKEWINFDIGRKDLLEQIERIGIERNRNKNIPQSKYFDNFIVGEIIDHYNVVRNKDTFKIFKVNIGEKTLKIVCDSPNCQLNMKVAVFRYSYEEEHGKKDRSNKFSEGYLCRYDQLFFLKNNKNIIEIPKHLEVGSNIGKYLAQYSHRVFNTDSISNRKDFSCILGICRDISAINNKKINLKRKTIEKNVHLNHKGRANFYIKDPEYCPIVFSKIIKGVHVYSKTPDWMKERLSWNDFSTVDTINNIVNYVTLEMGQHVSVYDCRSIKGNIEIRKSKGNENIIFQKKKLNLIQDTLVISDENSTMSIAGMIKNEKFEINQNTSEILLICAFFNNQSIHKDIEHYFSEFCLHRSHNKDPDAIFNTLERASELITKFCGGIQGDVTEIVFKKYLPKLKEIVLDVKKIHRMIGCVLSIDKISQILVNLGFHVFSNIGLNKIKIKIPFWRRDIFSDEDIIDEIIRIYGYDNLPKRINNIPNIQENHMDSLHFLKKLLVYRGYHEIITYSFIDEKIQNLLFPRQNYIKLPDPMSSHMSVMRTSLIPGMLSTIQYNQRRQNNKIKIFESGHVFFTKKEMDNKAKMDQRLMLSAAITSHQNDRSWLQNSRETDFFDIKGDLEIILRSIIIKNYDVVFKKSISSTFDKEQFAKIYLCGEFLGHIGMLHREIERRLEINNRVFIFEILINKLLNNKNLSLSEKYEEISKFPINHRDISMIFREEIPAHEILIECQKVSLSLQNGIVVFSHIFDMYRGDPIKSGYKSISIGFTIQSSKKTMQEHEISRIVDLFVERINTKFSSNLRKK from the coding sequence ATGAAATTTGATGAAAATTGGGTTAAAGAATGGATAAATTTTGATATTGGTCGAAAAGATTTATTAGAACAAATAGAAAGAATCGGAATAGAACGCAATAGAAATAAAAATATCCCACAATCTAAATATTTCGATAATTTCATAGTGGGGGAAATCATCGATCATTACAATGTAGTTAGAAACAAAGATACATTTAAAATTTTTAAGGTAAACATTGGAGAAAAAACTCTAAAGATTGTTTGCGATTCTCCAAATTGTCAATTAAACATGAAGGTAGCAGTTTTCCGTTATTCTTATGAAGAAGAACATGGAAAAAAAGATAGATCAAACAAATTTTCTGAAGGATATCTGTGTCGTTATGATCAGCTTTTTTTTCTCAAAAATAATAAAAATATCATAGAGATACCTAAACATCTTGAAGTTGGAAGTAATATCGGAAAATATTTAGCACAATATTCTCATAGAGTGTTCAATACAGATTCTATATCAAATAGAAAAGATTTCTCTTGTATTTTAGGAATATGCAGAGATATATCAGCTATCAACAATAAAAAAATTAATTTAAAAAGAAAAACCATCGAAAAAAATGTGCATCTGAACCATAAAGGTCGTGCAAATTTTTATATAAAGGATCCGGAGTATTGTCCGATCGTTTTTTCTAAAATCATTAAAGGAGTGCATGTATACTCTAAAACGCCTGATTGGATGAAAGAAAGACTTTCTTGGAACGATTTTTCAACAGTTGATACGATAAATAACATAGTAAATTATGTGACATTAGAAATGGGACAACATGTATCCGTTTACGATTGTCGAAGTATCAAAGGAAATATAGAAATAAGAAAGTCTAAAGGAAACGAAAATATAATCTTTCAAAAGAAAAAGCTTAATCTCATTCAGGATACTTTGGTCATATCTGATGAAAATTCCACGATGAGTATCGCTGGAATGATCAAAAACGAAAAGTTCGAAATAAATCAAAATACTTCAGAAATTTTACTAATTTGTGCCTTCTTTAATAATCAATCAATACATAAAGATATAGAACATTATTTTTCAGAATTTTGTTTGCATCGATCCCATAATAAAGATCCTGACGCTATATTTAACACGCTAGAAAGAGCCAGCGAGTTAATTACTAAATTTTGTGGTGGAATTCAAGGAGATGTTACTGAAATCGTCTTTAAAAAATATTTACCAAAATTAAAGGAAATTGTTCTAGATGTAAAAAAAATTCATCGGATGATAGGATGTGTATTATCGATCGATAAGATAAGTCAAATATTGGTTAACTTAGGATTTCACGTTTTTTCGAACATTGGATTAAATAAGATAAAAATAAAAATCCCTTTCTGGAGAAGAGATATTTTTTCAGATGAAGATATCATTGATGAAATCATCAGAATATATGGGTACGATAATCTTCCTAAAAGAATAAACAATATTCCAAATATTCAAGAAAACCATATGGATTCTTTGCACTTTTTAAAAAAATTATTGGTTTATCGTGGATATCATGAGATTATCACTTATAGCTTCATCGACGAAAAAATTCAAAATCTATTGTTCCCTAGACAAAATTATATTAAACTCCCTGATCCTATGTCTTCTCACATGTCAGTAATGAGAACTTCTTTAATACCCGGAATGTTATCCACTATTCAATATAATCAAAGAAGACAAAATAATAAAATTAAAATTTTCGAAAGTGGTCATGTTTTCTTTACAAAAAAAGAGATGGATAATAAAGCAAAGATGGATCAACGATTAATGTTATCTGCCGCAATTACAAGTCATCAAAATGATAGAAGTTGGTTGCAAAATAGTAGAGAGACCGATTTTTTTGATATTAAGGGTGATTTAGAAATCATCTTACGTTCAATAATTATCAAAAACTACGATGTTGTATTTAAAAAAAGCATATCTTCAACATTTGATAAGGAACAATTCGCAAAAATTTATCTTTGCGGAGAATTCTTGGGACATATAGGTATGCTTCATAGAGAGATAGAAAGAAGATTAGAAATAAATAACAGAGTATTTATTTTTGAGATCTTAATAAATAAATTATTAAACAACAAAAACTTATCGCTGTCAGAAAAATATGAAGAAATATCTAAATTTCCGATAAATCATAGGGATATCTCTATGATCTTTAGAGAGGAAATTCCTGCACATGAAATCCTTATTGAATGTCAAAAAGTCAGCCTAAGTTTGCAAAATGGTATAGTTGTATTTTCACATATATTCGATATGTACAGAGGTGATCCGATAAAGAGTGGATACAAGAGTATTTCAATCGGTTTTACAATACAAAGTTCGAAAAAAACCATGCAAGAACATGAAATTTCTAGAATCGTTGATCTGTTCGTAGAAAGAATAAACACAAAATTCTCATCCAATTTAAGAAAAAAATAA
- the pheS gene encoding phenylalanine--tRNA ligase subunit alpha, protein MLKKINAVDVTLPGRRTDIGSIHPITQSIQEIGEYFSKLNFFLMEGPEIENDSNNFDFLNIPKDHPDRNKRSTFWLNQKYLLRTQVSCMQIRSMRCRRPPIRMISSGKVYRKDYDCNHTPMFHQTDGFIIEKTVSFIYLRDILIEFLKNFFKKDIHIKLRSSYFPFTEPSIEIDVLDTMGNWIEVIGCGMMHPKILNNINVNSKEYSGLAFGIGVDRITMVRHEIPDLRIFFENDLRFLKQFR, encoded by the coding sequence ATGCTAAAAAAAATCAATGCAGTAGATGTTACTTTACCGGGTAGGAGAACAGATATTGGAAGCATACATCCGATAACGCAATCTATTCAAGAAATTGGGGAATACTTTTCAAAACTTAATTTTTTTTTGATGGAAGGTCCTGAGATTGAAAATGATAGCAATAATTTCGATTTCCTCAATATACCAAAAGATCATCCGGATAGAAATAAGAGGAGTACCTTCTGGTTAAACCAAAAATATCTTCTAAGGACACAAGTATCGTGTATGCAAATTCGATCCATGAGATGTAGAAGACCTCCTATTAGAATGATCTCTTCTGGAAAAGTATATAGAAAAGATTACGACTGTAATCATACTCCAATGTTTCACCAAACTGATGGTTTCATAATAGAAAAAACAGTGAGTTTTATTTACCTAAGAGATATTTTAATCGAATTCTTAAAGAACTTTTTTAAAAAAGATATTCATATCAAATTAAGATCTTCTTATTTTCCTTTTACAGAACCTTCTATAGAAATCGATGTGCTGGATACCATGGGGAATTGGATTGAAGTTATAGGATGTGGTATGATGCATCCGAAAATATTAAATAATATCAACGTCAACTCTAAGGAATATTCTGGATTAGCTTTCGGTATAGGTGTTGATAGAATTACCATGGTTCGTCATGAGATTCCAGATCTTCGAATTTTTTTTGAAAACGATCTACGTTTTCTCAAACAGTTCAGATAA
- the rplT gene encoding 50S ribosomal protein L20 translates to MTRVKRGTFAHAKHKKIIKQAKGYYGSRSRSYRSAFQAVTKSGQYSYRDRRKRKVVMRQLWISRINAESRRHGLNYSKFIQKLKQSSIIINRKILSELIMFDKKAFSHIINSLK, encoded by the coding sequence ATGACTCGTGTAAAGAGAGGTACTTTCGCACATGCGAAACACAAGAAAATCATCAAACAGGCAAAGGGATATTATGGATCAAGATCTAGAAGCTATCGTTCTGCTTTTCAAGCAGTAACGAAATCTGGACAGTACTCTTACAGGGATCGTCGTAAACGTAAAGTTGTTATGAGACAACTTTGGATATCCAGAATTAATGCTGAAAGCCGAAGACACGGATTGAATTACAGTAAGTTTATTCAAAAATTGAAACAATCTTCTATTATTATCAATAGAAAAATACTTTCTGAATTAATTATGTTTGATAAAAAAGCTTTCTCTCACATCATCAACAGTCTTAAATAA
- the rpmI gene encoding 50S ribosomal protein L35 codes for MIKIKTIKGALKRTRRISNGFLKYKKANLQHILTKKSKKRKRHLRIKSIVSRSNLSTLKSHLPYK; via the coding sequence ATGATAAAGATAAAAACTATAAAAGGAGCTTTAAAAAGAACTAGAAGAATCTCTAACGGATTCTTAAAATATAAGAAAGCAAACCTGCAACATATCTTGACCAAGAAATCTAAAAAGCGTAAGCGTCATTTACGTATAAAATCTATAGTTTCAAGATCCAATTTAAGCACACTTAAATCACATTTACCTTACAAGTAA
- the infC gene encoding translation initiation factor IF-3: protein MKTKKRVHNLRTNRINEEIVAREVRLTGLQGEQMGIVSLKEAIEKAEILGLDLVEIAPNMIPPVCKIMNYGKFIYQRNKLVKKQKKRQKSFQIKEIKFRPNTNEGDYQIKIKRLIKFLKHGDKTKITVRFRGREITHKKIGLSMLNRIKEDLNFISNVEVFSNKVENRQMIMLLSPKRIN from the coding sequence ATTAAAACTAAAAAAAGAGTTCATAATCTTCGGACAAATAGAATAAATGAAGAGATTGTTGCAAGAGAAGTTAGATTAACTGGTCTTCAAGGAGAACAAATGGGAATTGTAAGTCTTAAAGAAGCTATCGAGAAAGCAGAAATACTTGGTTTAGATTTGGTCGAGATAGCACCTAACATGATTCCACCAGTTTGTAAAATTATGAATTATGGAAAATTTATTTACCAGAGAAATAAATTAGTCAAAAAACAAAAAAAAAGACAAAAATCTTTTCAAATAAAAGAAATAAAATTTAGACCGAATACAAATGAAGGTGATTATCAAATTAAAATTAAAAGATTGATCAAATTTTTGAAACATGGAGATAAAACAAAAATTACAGTGCGGTTTAGAGGAAGAGAGATAACTCATAAAAAGATAGGATTAAGCATGTTAAATAGAATCAAAGAAGACTTAAACTTTATTTCCAACGTAGAAGTATTTTCAAACAAGGTAGAAAATCGTCAGATGATCATGCTTCTATCTCCGAAAAGAATAAATTAA
- the thrS gene encoding threonine--tRNA ligase gives MDKKIPDHRKIGKQMNLFCFDDTSPGNIFWNQNGLIIFQELKKYVRSKLKKYEYQEVKTPTILNESLWKNTGHLQNYEKNMFKTNSESNKYCLKPMNCPGHIKIFGQKIRSYKDLPLRIAEFGSCYRNELSGSLHGLMRVREFTQDDAHIFCTEEQVFKEIRKCIEMVQEIYKTFEFKKVSIKLATRPKQRIGDERQWDRAESILERALEKNFDFLPENGAFYGPKIEFTLHDKLGREWQCGTIQLDFLLPIKLGISYINEKNERIHPMIIHRAVLGSIERFIGILIEHCDGHFPTWLSPIQVVVINVSKKYIEFSKKIVRKIRKSGIRVEQDLRNEKINFKIRQHSFSRVPYIILCGREEERTGNISIREQFSQKIVKVPIEDFIRSISSEIKNYFFKRRNEY, from the coding sequence ATGGATAAAAAAATACCAGACCATAGAAAAATAGGAAAACAAATGAACTTATTTTGTTTTGATGATACTTCCCCTGGAAATATTTTTTGGAACCAAAATGGTCTTATCATATTTCAAGAATTAAAGAAGTATGTTCGATCAAAGTTAAAAAAATATGAATATCAAGAAGTTAAAACTCCAACAATTTTAAATGAATCTCTTTGGAAAAATACAGGACACTTACAAAATTATGAAAAAAATATGTTTAAAACGAATTCTGAAAGTAATAAATATTGCTTAAAACCAATGAATTGTCCAGGACATATTAAGATATTTGGACAGAAAATAAGATCTTATAAAGATTTACCGCTTAGAATAGCTGAATTTGGAAGTTGTTATAGAAATGAACTATCCGGATCCTTACATGGATTAATGAGAGTTAGAGAATTTACTCAAGACGATGCTCATATTTTTTGCACCGAAGAACAAGTGTTTAAAGAAATAAGGAAATGCATTGAAATGGTTCAAGAAATATATAAAACATTTGAATTCAAAAAAGTATCCATAAAGTTAGCTACCAGACCAAAACAAAGAATCGGAGATGAACGACAATGGGATCGTGCAGAATCTATTTTGGAAAGAGCTTTAGAAAAAAACTTTGATTTTCTTCCAGAGAACGGGGCGTTTTACGGTCCAAAAATCGAGTTTACTTTACATGATAAATTAGGAAGAGAATGGCAATGTGGAACTATACAATTAGATTTTTTGTTACCAATCAAATTAGGTATTTCTTACATTAACGAAAAAAATGAAAGAATACATCCAATGATCATTCATAGAGCGGTGTTAGGATCGATAGAAAGATTTATTGGAATACTGATTGAACATTGCGATGGTCATTTCCCAACTTGGTTATCTCCTATACAAGTAGTTGTCATAAATGTTTCTAAGAAATATATAGAATTCTCAAAAAAAATAGTCAGAAAAATAAGGAAAAGTGGTATTCGAGTTGAACAAGATCTAAGAAACGAAAAGATTAATTTTAAAATTAGACAACATAGTTTTAGTAGAGTACCTTACATCATACTATGTGGTAGAGAAGAAGAAAGAACCGGAAATATATCAATAAGAGAACAATTTAGCCAAAAAATAGTAAAAGTTCCAATAGAAGATTTTATTAGGTCTATATCTTCTGAGATCAAAAATTACTTTTTCAAAAGGAGGAATGAATATTAA
- a CDS encoding metal-dependent hydrolase, whose translation MTFVGHIWFSISLLFFSKTILNDYNLFDGDFIHLISGSIIGSMIPDVDHPCSRIGRLMRCISLPIYKLSGHRGITHSLLFLIIIILSLNPVLERSIVSYDFTKSFFLGYFSHIIGDIFTKNGVPLFWPFKTKISLPILKNDNIYRVERTISIILIMLSILIPKNYFTYIILFSESMKKFFFRTQSMLEILS comes from the coding sequence ATGACATTCGTTGGACATATTTGGTTTTCAATTTCTTTATTATTTTTCTCTAAAACAATCTTAAATGATTACAATCTTTTTGATGGGGATTTTATACATTTAATATCGGGTTCTATAATAGGTTCCATGATTCCAGATGTTGATCATCCGTGTTCTAGGATTGGTAGGCTTATGAGATGCATATCTCTTCCAATCTATAAATTATCTGGTCATCGAGGAATAACGCATAGTTTATTATTCTTAATAATTATTATATTATCTCTCAATCCAGTATTAGAAAGAAGTATCGTTTCTTATGATTTTACAAAATCTTTCTTTCTAGGTTATTTTAGTCATATCATTGGAGATATCTTTACTAAAAATGGAGTTCCATTGTTTTGGCCATTTAAAACTAAGATTAGCTTACCAATACTAAAAAATGATAACATTTATCGAGTTGAACGTACTATTTCGATCATATTAATTATGTTATCGATATTGATTCCTAAAAACTATTTTACATATATTATTCTTTTTTCTGAAAGTATGAAAAAATTTTTCTTTAGAACTCAAAGTATGCTAGAAATACTCTCATAG
- the cspE gene encoding transcription antiterminator/RNA stability regulator CspE, whose amino-acid sequence MSKMKGSVKWFNEAKGFGFISPEDGSKDVFVHFTSIQSEGFKTLTEGQKVEFEVSNGEKGPSAVNVVAV is encoded by the coding sequence ATGTCAAAGATGAAAGGTAGTGTCAAATGGTTTAATGAAGCAAAGGGATTTGGATTTATTAGTCCAGAAGATGGAAGTAAGGATGTTTTCGTTCATTTCACTTCTATACAATCTGAAGGATTTAAGACCCTAACAGAAGGTCAAAAAGTAGAGTTTGAAGTTTCTAATGGTGAAAAAGGTCCTTCTGCTGTAAATGTTGTTGCTGTTTAA
- the lipA gene encoding lipoyl synthase: MQTEFYDLFEEPLKYKIKNYVDHYKNMNIKKPSWIKIRTPSYSKEKIIQNVKNIIKFYELHTVCEESSCPNLIECYQKKVVTFLILGSSCTRCCHFCKVQKGKPDLINFEEPKKISRAISKMNLRHVVITSVSRDDLPDKGADHFLRCVQSIRKRNKGTTIELLVPDFHPVPKEALNTLKICPPDIFGHNIESVKRIYRRIRPGSDYQRSLNLLYLFKTMNPDIPTKSGLMVGLGETDEEIISTLKDLRKNGVTILTIGQYLKPSKNHFPISRYLDLKEFHDLKIKAKDLGFKQVSCGPLVRSSYNAIRFFKKNPYL, from the coding sequence TTGCAAACAGAATTTTACGATTTGTTTGAAGAACCTTTAAAATATAAGATCAAGAACTATGTTGATCACTATAAAAATATGAACATCAAAAAGCCATCTTGGATTAAAATTAGGACACCATCCTATTCAAAGGAAAAAATCATTCAAAATGTTAAAAATATCATTAAATTTTATGAATTACATACGGTATGTGAAGAATCATCTTGTCCGAATTTGATCGAATGTTATCAAAAAAAAGTTGTTACTTTTCTTATATTAGGTTCATCTTGTACAAGATGCTGCCATTTTTGTAAAGTTCAAAAAGGTAAACCTGATCTTATCAACTTTGAAGAACCAAAGAAGATATCTCGTGCGATATCGAAGATGAACCTACGACATGTGGTGATTACCTCGGTAAGTCGAGATGATCTCCCTGATAAGGGAGCTGATCACTTTTTAAGATGTGTTCAATCAATCAGAAAGAGAAACAAAGGAACTACCATCGAATTATTAGTTCCAGATTTTCATCCTGTTCCAAAAGAAGCTTTGAACACTTTGAAAATCTGTCCACCTGATATATTTGGACATAACATAGAGAGTGTAAAAAGGATATATCGTCGTATTCGACCTGGATCTGATTATCAACGTTCCTTAAACTTATTGTATTTATTTAAAACTATGAACCCTGATATTCCGACAAAGTCAGGATTGATGGTTGGACTTGGCGAAACTGATGAAGAAATAATATCTACACTAAAAGATTTGAGAAAAAACGGCGTCACTATCTTGACGATAGGACAGTATTTAAAACCTAGCAAAAATCATTTTCCTATATCACGCTATTTAGATTTAAAAGAATTTCATGATCTAAAGATAAAAGCAAAAGATCTCGGTTTTAAACAAGTCTCTTGTGGACCTCTTGTAAGATCTTCTTATAACGCGATAAGATTCTTCAAAAAAAACCCTTACTTATAA
- the lipB gene encoding lipoyl(octanoyl) transferase LipB produces MSYKKIVFHDLGMQDYRKIYKRMVDFTRSRDRFTTDEIWMVEHLPVFTLGKSSTRKDLKDIARTDIPIVQSDRGGKITYHGPGQQIVYVLLNLGRRSTTARNLVDVLEKIVIGSLKEIGISSHNDEKYRGVYTDDGQKICSLGLKISRGCSLHGLSINVNMDLSPFTYISPCGLSNVRMTQVSNFVPDVQMQSVKSLLLKHFYLLSK; encoded by the coding sequence ATGTCCTACAAAAAGATAGTATTTCACGATCTTGGTATGCAAGATTACCGAAAAATTTATAAAAGGATGGTAGATTTCACAAGAAGTAGAGATCGTTTTACAACGGATGAAATATGGATGGTCGAACATCTTCCAGTTTTTACTTTGGGAAAATCGAGTACTCGAAAAGATTTGAAAGATATCGCTCGAACCGATATACCGATCGTTCAATCTGACAGAGGAGGAAAGATCACCTATCACGGACCAGGTCAACAAATTGTCTACGTTTTATTGAACTTAGGAAGAAGATCAACAACGGCAAGAAATTTAGTTGACGTCTTAGAAAAAATTGTCATTGGCTCGTTGAAAGAGATTGGTATATCTTCTCACAACGACGAAAAATACAGAGGAGTATACACTGACGATGGTCAAAAGATATGTTCCTTAGGACTCAAGATTTCGAGGGGATGTTCGTTGCACGGACTGTCCATAAACGTCAACATGGATCTCTCTCCTTTCACATATATATCACCTTGTGGACTGTCAAACGTCAGAATGACTCAAGTCAGCAATTTCGTTCCAGACGTTCAAATGCAATCTGTAAAGAGCTTGTTATTAAAACATTTCTATCTTTTATCCAAATAG
- the rodA gene encoding rod shape-determining protein RodA, which yields MDKEFRIAQSKRSLSQLIRIDWTILTLVVLLSIFSLLVTWSACGQNDEVLMKKFFQIVLGIVIMLSTSQVSPKRYEKYSPYLYMFNVFLLIFVFIFGHSIKGAQRWVSMCKISFQPSELSKITVPLVMSRMINRDSCPIGLKKLMVSLFLIGLPTVLVAMQPDLGTSILIAFSGISVLFFSGISWRKIIFFLMILLCSLPYLWFFTMHEYQKGRIITLLSPESDPLGSGYHIIQSKIAIGSGGLFGKGLFQGTQSNLNFLPEKHTDFVFSVLAEEFGLFGVLSVMVVYISLIFRGMMIAINSKNSFGMIIVATIMSSFFACIFVNIGMVSGILPVVGIPLPMMSYGGSSLVEMMIGLGITVSIHTHKKFLSHEL from the coding sequence ATGGATAAAGAATTTAGGATTGCACAATCTAAACGATCTCTAAGTCAACTGATCCGTATAGATTGGACAATACTGACTTTAGTCGTATTATTGTCGATCTTTAGCTTGTTGGTGACATGGAGCGCATGTGGTCAAAATGATGAAGTGCTGATGAAAAAATTCTTTCAGATTGTCTTAGGAATAGTCATCATGTTATCTACATCCCAAGTGTCTCCCAAAAGGTACGAAAAATACTCTCCATACCTTTACATGTTCAACGTATTTTTGCTAATCTTCGTGTTTATTTTTGGTCATTCTATCAAAGGAGCACAAAGGTGGGTGAGTATGTGTAAGATAAGTTTTCAACCTTCAGAATTATCTAAAATTACTGTTCCACTCGTTATGTCAAGGATGATAAACAGAGATTCATGTCCAATCGGATTAAAAAAATTAATGGTATCACTCTTTTTGATCGGTTTACCAACCGTTTTAGTAGCTATGCAACCTGATCTAGGTACGTCGATTTTGATCGCTTTTTCTGGAATATCTGTGTTGTTTTTTTCTGGAATCTCTTGGAGAAAAATTATTTTTTTTTTAATGATTTTACTATGTTCCCTTCCATACCTATGGTTCTTCACGATGCATGAATATCAAAAGGGCAGGATTATAACACTGTTATCTCCTGAATCAGATCCGCTAGGTTCTGGATATCATATTATCCAGTCAAAGATAGCTATAGGATCTGGTGGATTGTTCGGAAAGGGATTGTTTCAAGGAACACAGTCTAATTTGAATTTTCTTCCTGAGAAACATACTGATTTCGTTTTTTCCGTATTGGCTGAAGAATTTGGATTGTTCGGAGTTTTATCGGTTATGGTAGTCTACATTTCGTTGATTTTTAGAGGAATGATGATCGCAATCAACTCAAAAAACTCTTTTGGAATGATCATTGTAGCGACTATCATGTCGTCGTTTTTCGCTTGCATCTTTGTAAACATCGGAATGGTGAGTGGTATATTGCCAGTGGTAGGTATACCATTACCTATGATGAGTTACGGTGGATCCTCCTTGGTAGAGATGATGATAGGGTTGGGCATAACCGTATCCATCCATACTCATAAGAAATTTCTCTCCCATGAATTGTAG